A single window of Salmo trutta unplaced genomic scaffold, fSalTru1.1, whole genome shotgun sequence DNA harbors:
- the LOC115186536 gene encoding zinc finger protein 420-like → MEAVFAGSLALTLHQRIHTGDKPYSCGQCGKRFAASSTLTLHQRTHTGEKSYSCDQCGTSFATSSALTLHQRIHTGDKPYSCGQCGNRFAASSTLTLHQRTHTGEKPYSCGQCGKSFGRSCHLTQHKRIHIGEKSYSCGKCGKRFAASSTLTQHQRIHTGEKSNSCGQCGKSFGRSCHLTQHKRIHTGEKPYTCGQCGKSFGQSGNLVSHQRTHTGEKSYSCGQCGKRFATSSALTLHQRIHTGDKPYSCGQCGKRFAASSTLTLHQRTHTGEKPYSCGQCGTSFATSSALTLHQRIHTGDKPYSCGQCGNRFAASSTLTLHQRTHTGEKPCSCGQCGKSFGRSCHLTQHKRIHIGEKPYSCGKCGKRFAASSTLTQHQRIHTGEKSYSCGQCGKSFGRSCHLTQHKRIHTGEKSYTCGQCGKSFGQSGNLVSHQRTHTGEKPYSCGQCGKRFAASSTLTLHQRTHTGEKLYSCDQCGKSFGRSGELTGHQRTHTGEKSYSCDQCGKSFTTSCSLTSHQRTHTGEKPYICGQCGKSFSQSSYLTMHQRTHTGEKSYS, encoded by the coding sequence cgctctgactctacaccagagaatacacacaggagataaaccttatagctgtggtcaatgtgggaagaggtttgctgcatctagcactctgactctacaccagagaacacacacaggagagaaatcttatagctgtgatcaatgtgggacgAGTTTTGCTACATCTAGcgctctgactctacaccagagaatacacacaggagataaaccttatagctgtggtcaatgtgggaataggtttgctgcatctagcactctgactctacaccagagaacacacacaggagagaaaccttatagctgtggtcaatgtgggaagagttttggtcgatcttgccacctgactcaacacaagagaatacacataggagagaaatcttatagctgtggtaaatgtgggaagaggtttgctgcatctagcactctgactcaacaccagagaatacacacaggagagaaatctaatagctgtggtcaatgtgggaagagttttggtcgatcttgccatctgactcaacacaagagaatacacacaggagagaaaccgtacacctgtggtcaatgtgggaaaagttttggtcaatctggcaatctggtatcacaccagagaacacacacaggagagaaatcttatagctgtggtcaatgtgggaagaggtttgctaCATCTAGcgctctgactctacaccagagaatacacacaggagataaaccttatagctgtggtcaatgtgggaagaggtttgctgcatctagcactctgactctacaccagagaacacacacaggagagaaaccttatagctgtggtcaatgtgggacgAGTTTTGCTACATCTAGcgctctgactctacaccagagaatacacacaggagataaaccttatagctgtggtcaatgtgggaataggtttgctgcatctagcactctgactctacaccagagaacacacacaggagagaaaccttgtagctgtggtcaatgtgggaagagttttggtcgatcttgccacctgactcaacacaagagaatacacataggagagaaaccttatagctgtggtaaatgtgggaagaggtttgctgcatctagcactctaactcaacaccagagaatacacacaggagagaaatcttatagctgtggtcaatgtgggaagagttttggtcgatcttgccatctgactcaacacaagagaatacacacaggagagaaatcttatacctgtggtcaatgtgggaaaagttttggtcaatctggcaatctggtatcacaccagagaacacacacaggagagaaaccttatagctgtggtcaatgtgggaagaggtttgctgcatctagcactctgactctacaccagagaacacacacaggagagaaattgtatagctgtgatcaatgtgggaagagttttggtcgatctggagagctgacagggcaccagagaacgcacacaggagagaaatcttatagctgtgatcaatgtgggaagagttttactacatcttgctctctgacttcacaccagagaactcacacaggagagaaaccttatatctgtggtcaatgtgggaagagttttagtcaatctagctatctgacaatgcaccagagaacgcacacaggagagaaatcttatagc